The following are from one region of the Salvelinus alpinus chromosome 16, SLU_Salpinus.1, whole genome shotgun sequence genome:
- the lrrc24 gene encoding leucine-rich repeat-containing protein 24, with protein MAFSLLAILILSLHALPSICCPVGCRCYSLTVECGSTGLRDIPPHVPASTQTIFLQDNAIGQIRRSDLSQLGRLHYLYLQNNSISALEPGAFQSQGQLLELALNGNRIHLVTADMFRGLDHLRILYLAGNDITRLQDYTFRGLQRLQELHLQQNSIEMLGDQALVGLSSLALLDLSRNNLHTIGPATLRPLVSLQVLRVTDNPWRCDCALHWLRSWIDEEGQRLLSSAERRLVCSEPPRLSHLSLVQVPLNSLVCIPPLVQLEPRRLAVRLGESLRVSCHASGYPRPQVTWRKASQGKVQLSPRGLVQDLGGVGTVGAEDAIHPAAGRVRLQKEDGERFDPDTGSGMLFLSNVTVAHAGLYECEAWNAGGVARVTFQLAINSSSSSSWSPASYAPSWPRLRSNRPTSSDVSREPLYALGSMAFSALGAATQTAIAIGISLLALTALLLVAMIYSRQRHRQKDTDDKEESILYVNDYSDGPTTFAQLEEYRDERGHEMYVLNRAKPVLPPSTTATTTTLGYQQQEALSPTKPQIEPDIRTMRRMAGEGGEAEPVTAESEGLFLNHTGLFLDSQIAYEIHC; from the exons ATGGCCTTCTCTCTTCTGGCTATCCTGATATTATCTCTCCACGCTCTCCCATCCATTTGCTGTCCAGTGGGATGTCGCTGCTACAGCCTGACTGTGGAGTGTGGCTCTACAGGCCTCCGGGACATCCCCCCACATGTCCCAGCTTCTACACAG ACCATCTTCCTTCAGGACAATGCTATCGGGCAGATCCGTCGGTCAGACCTCTCCCAGCTGGGCCGTCTGCACTACCTGTATCTGCAGAACAACAGTATCTCAGCACTGGAGCCCGGGGCCTTCCAGAGCCAGGGTCAGCTTCTGGAGCTGGCCCTCAACGGGAACCGCATCCACCTGGTCACAGCAGACATGTTCAGGGGCCTGGATCACCTCCGCATCCTCTACCTGGCAGGAAATGACATCACTCGCCTACAGGACTATACCTTCAGAGGCCTACAG CGTCTTCAAGAGCTTCACCTGCAGCAGAATAGCATTGAGATGCTGGGAGACCAAGCTCTAGTTGGTCTGTCCTCTCTGGCCCTGCTTGACCTCAGCCGGAATAACCTGCACACCATCGGCCCTGCCACCCTGCGGCCCCTCGTCAGCCTGCAGGTGCTGCGTGTCACAG ACAATCCGTGGCGTTGCGACTGTGCCCTGCACTGGCTACGCAGCTGGATCGATGAGGAGGGCCAGCGCCTGCTGAGCTCGGCCGAGCGGCGCCTTGTCTGTTCTGAGCCACCCCGCCTCTCCCACCTCAGCCTGGTGCAGGTGCCTCTTAACAGCCTGGTGTGCATCCCCCCTCTGGTGCAGCTGGAACCCCGCCGCCTGGCCGTGCGCCTGGGGGAGAGCCTGCGCGTCTCCTGCCATGCATCTGGTTACCCCCGGCCGCAGGTCACCTGGAGGAAGGCTTCCCAGGGTAAGGTGCAGCTCTCCCCCCGGGGGCTGGTGCAGGACCTGGGCGGTGTAGGGACTGTGGGGGCTGAGGATGCAATACATCCAGCTGCAGGACGGGTGAGACTCCAGAAGGAGGATGGGGAGCGCTTCGATCCAGACACAGGCAGTGGAATGCTGTTCCTTAGCAACGTGACAGTGGCTCATGCCGGGCTGTATGAGTGCGAAGCTTGGAACGCTGGAGGGGTGGCCCGTGTGACCTTTCAGCTCGCAATCAACTCTTCGTCCTCGTCCAGTTGGTCCCCTGCCTCCTACGCTCCATCCTGGCCTCGTCTGCGCTCCAATCGGCCGACGTCGTCAGACGTGAGTCGAGAGCCCTTGTACGCCCTTGGCAGCATGGCCTTCAGCGCACTGGGAGCTGCTACTCAGACTGCCATCGCCATAGGGATCTCCCTGCTGGCCCTCACAGCTCTTCTCCTGGTGGCCATGATCTACAGCCGACAACGCCATCGGCAGAAGGACACAGATGACAAGGAGGAAAGCATCCTGTATGTCAATGATTACTCGGACGGACCAACAACCTTTGCCCAGCTGGAGGAGTATCGGGATGAGCGCGGGCACGAGATGTATGTTCTGAACCGTGCTAAACCCGTCCTCCCACCTTCCACCACAGCCACTACCACCACCTTGGGGTACCAACAGCAGGAAGCGCTGTCTCCCACAAAGCCCCAGATAGAGCCGGATATACGGACAATGAGAAGGATGGCAGGGGAGGGCGGGGAGGCAGAGCCGGTGACAGCCGAGTCGGAGGGCTTGTTTCTGAATCACACAGGCTTGTTCCTCGACTCACAAATTGCATATGAGATCCACTGCTGA